CTCCCTTTAAAATGTTTATAAGCTGAGGAAGTTCATCAAGGCTTGTTTTTCTAAGAAATTTACCTGATTTAGTTATTCTCGGATCTTCCTTTTCTTGAAAAACAAAATTATCTAAAGTTTCACGATTAAATTCTCTATTGAACATCTTATCTGCATCTTTAACCATTGTCCTAAATTTATATATAGTAAATGGCGTGCCATTTAAACCTACTCTAGTTTGTTTAAACACAGCCTCTCCTTTAGAGTCTAGTTTTATCCACAGTATTAGCAATAAATATATAGGACTTAGAATAACAAGTAATATTAAGGAAATTAAAAGATCAAATAATCTTTTCAAGCTTAATTGTAATCTTTTATTTGAAAGATTACTTTCTATTTTCTTCAATAATTCTTGTGACTGCATTTATAACATCCTCCACATCACTCTTTTTCATACTTGGATATAGTGGAAGTGATATCATACCGTCATAGGCTTTTTCAGCTACTGGGAAATCTCCTAACTTATAGCCAAATCTTTCAGCATAATAAGGGTGAAGATGCACAGGAATATAATGAACACTAGTGCCTATATTCTCCTCTGCAAGACGCTCTATAAATTTACTTCTATCTATAGTTAACATTTCTTCTTTTACTCTGATAACATATAAATGCCATGCATGTCTATTTCCTTCCAC
This genomic stretch from Clostridium cylindrosporum DSM 605 harbors:
- a CDS encoding sugar transferase — its product is MQSQELLKKIESNLSNKRLQLSLKRLFDLLISLILLVILSPIYLLLILWIKLDSKGEAVFKQTRVGLNGTPFTIYKFRTMVKDADKMFNREFNRETLDNFVFQEKEDPRITKSGKFLRKTSLDELPQLINILKGDMSLIGPRPEIPDIANLYNDYEKIRLLMKPGVSGLAQVNGRGNLELKETIKFDVTYVETFSLWNDIKIFFKTFKVVLLREGAY